The nucleotide sequence CCGGGTTGCCACGGGCGGTGAAAACGGGAAGACGCCCAAACGGCAGCTTCAGGTCAAGCCACGCGATGAACGGCTTTCCATTCGCCTGTGATCGCGACCACAAGGTTTCGATCACGGCTGTTATCTCGTTCAATGCGACGCTACCCTTCCTCCCTTCGATAGCGGCGTCCACAGCTGCCGTCAGCATGAGGAGGAAATCCAGATCGGCCCCACCCTCGATCTTATTTTGCCCGCCCGATACCACGGTCGAGCAATCTCCGCAGACGAGCCTCGCCCCTTCCTCGCTACATTCGAAACGGAATCGGCCCCGCGCGAAACAGCGATCGCAGAAATCTTGCAGCAGTCGGCGATGCTTGCCGCAAGCCGCAGCCTCAACATGAGCCCATTCGCGACGAAGATAGTGATCCCGGCCGGCCGACACATCCTCATCAAGGCAGTCGGAGCAAATGCCCCGCTGGCTGTGATCGGAAACATACCAGTCGATCGACCTTACCTGTCGGCTCAGCATCATTGCTTCGACATCGGCGATCTTTAATCTGGCGGTCCGCGCCCACAATCTGATGACCAGCGGATCCGGACGAAAATCGCACAATTCGAAACTGGCGAACATCGACGGCCGATCCCCATGCCCCAGCCAGAGCTCGATTTCGGCCGGCGTGCATCCATAGCGACAAGCCACTCTGGCCTGCCAGGACGAGATCAGCTCATCCGGATAAGGCCGCGGCGCGATCGGCAGGAGTGGGATCGACCTCACCGCGCCGATCGCCGATGAAGCGAACGTTCCGAATGCCGCGCCATGGAGACGAGCGGCAACACAAGATCCTCACGGCTGAAGCTGTCTGCGGTGATACATTCACTGCCATTGTGGATGGCGTCAGTAGCGACGGTCTCCATCAGCCTGAATATGCGCACCGTCACGCCATCCGTGAGCTCCAGGACTCGCCGGCGAACTGCCGGAGATGTCACGGCCGATGGCTGGCGTAGCGGAAAAATGGATACCAGGCTTGAAAGAAGCTGCGTCAGGCGCTGATTGTTAGACCAACGCTCAAGATGAAATGCTTCAAACCGCTCGGCAAGCTGTGGGTCCGTCAGAAGAGCCTGCTGGGCAAGATCCGTGCCCGCGCAGATCAACGGAACCTTGAGATCATTGGCGAGAAAGCGGATTACGTTGAGAAAAATCCGCTGCTGGCGAAACGTGCCAGTCAGCATTGCGTGGATCTCGTCGATCACAAGCATTCGCACGCCCATCCTGCGCATCAGGCTACGACAGACCGACTTGAGGCGGAATGCTGCGTCACTGCTTGGCCCAGGTGCGCCGAGCGCATTTAAGAGCTCGCCGTACACATCCCGCTCCAACGGCTCCGCGGGCATCTGCATCGCCACGACCGGCATGACGGTTTCGCCGGTTCCCCTGTCGAAAATTGCGGGATGATTGCGAAGAAATTTGCGGATGATTTTTGTTTTTCCCATACCAGTGTCCCCATACAGGAGGAGGCAGGGCATACGATCACGTGGAGGATAGGAAAGCAGATCCTCGAGCCGTATCAATGCCGAATTTGCCTGAGCCGTTTCGAGCCAGCGATCCGCCCGGATCCAGGCAATGCGCTCATTATCGCTCAATTCGGCATGGCTTCGGTAAGCCGGCAGAAGGTGGGCATAGTCGCTCAAGACCATTCCTCCACCGACAATGGCGATATGTCGATGCAGACATCGTCTTCGTCATTCGATTCCGGCAAATCGGTCGTTCGATCAAAAGCTGCCAACCCGCGCTCAGTCCGTTCGGTATGGCGGCGCATGGCTCTGGTCTGCTGCACAGCGCTCTCCATAAGCCTTCTCTGCTCTGCGATAGTTTGGAAAATTAGCTGTTCATCGACAGCGCTGGCTCCCCGTGCTCTCAGAGTGGCACGCGCCAGACGATGTTCGCCGAGCGTAATCGCCGGCCGGTCCAGAGCCGCAAAACGTACCGGCCACATCGATCCGTCTCCTTGTTCCAAGTAAACACAGGAAAGATCGCGGGGATCATACTTGACCCGCAGTTGGCGGGATGATCGCCCTGCGAAAGGGCTTAGAACGTCATCCCAATAGCGA is from Rhizobium sp. CB3090 and encodes:
- a CDS encoding TniQ family protein, producing MRSIPLLPIAPRPYPDELISSWQARVACRYGCTPAEIELWLGHGDRPSMFASFELCDFRPDPLVIRLWARTARLKIADVEAMMLSRQVRSIDWYVSDHSQRGICSDCLDEDVSAGRDHYLRREWAHVEAAACGKHRRLLQDFCDRCFARGRFRFECSEEGARLVCGDCSTVVSGGQNKIEGGADLDFLLMLTAAVDAAIEGRKGSVALNEITAVIETLWSRSQANGKPFIAWLDLKLPFGRLPVFTARGNPVAGLSLPWRAATFVAAAQLLDLAQARRWLGPPPPFLRQAFADRKRNPLPQAIETLDADKILETAPKLKLRSDVEYQRLAEQILASHDWKAISETRGRLRDRKLGRLMNQALNSEAGKSEALRPAAP
- a CDS encoding TniB family NTP-binding protein; the protein is MVLSDYAHLLPAYRSHAELSDNERIAWIRADRWLETAQANSALIRLEDLLSYPPRDRMPCLLLYGDTGMGKTKIIRKFLRNHPAIFDRGTGETVMPVVAMQMPAEPLERDVYGELLNALGAPGPSSDAAFRLKSVCRSLMRRMGVRMLVIDEIHAMLTGTFRQQRIFLNVIRFLANDLKVPLICAGTDLAQQALLTDPQLAERFEAFHLERWSNNQRLTQLLSSLVSIFPLRQPSAVTSPAVRRRVLELTDGVTVRIFRLMETVATDAIHNGSECITADSFSREDLVLPLVSMARHSERSLHRRSAR